From Pyrenophora tritici-repentis strain M4 chromosome 1, whole genome shotgun sequence, the proteins below share one genomic window:
- a CDS encoding cross-pathway control protein 1 — translation MAGTVRAFRYPSRELTFPADLNSNNSFDSGASLMSNFNNGAYSMDHASAFTAINDPSVAAASSRTVSPKDIFSDGFGSAPPSTAFTNLTSPDIGDSPFIQDPFECSPMFNGDAVISDTSDWFSLFPEQETKVADTVYAPAISMSMERTVSSQSMERSGSSSIGSPLVLDAHSRRKSSVTNSPATNGISKSRRRKGPLPNITVDPSDKIALKRARNTLAARESRQRKFDHVSTLEQRNSELEAEVEKWKSIALAHGYSGQ, via the coding sequence ATGGCAGGTACGGTGCGCGCTTTCCGATATCCCAGTCGCGAGCTCACGTTCCCCGCAGACTTGAACAGCAACAACTCCTTCGACTCGGGCGCGAGCCTGATGTCCAACTTCAACAACGGAGCCTATTCAATGGATCATGCGTCCGCATTCACGGCCATCAACGATCCTTCTGTTGCCGCCGCGTCTTCGCGCACCGTGTCCCCCAAGGACATCTTCAGTGATGGCTTTGGGTCTGCGCCACCATCTACGGCGTTTACAAACTTGACTTCCCCCGATATTGGTGACTCTCCCTTTATTCAAGACCCCTTCGAGTGCTCGCCCATGTTCAACGGTGACGCCGTCATCTCCGACACGAGCGACTGGTTCTCCTTGTTCCCTGAGCAGGAGACCAAGGTTGCTGACACCGTCTACGCGCCCGCCATCTCCATGTCTATGGAGCGCACCGTCAGCAGCCAGTCGATGGAGCGATCTGGTTCCTCCAGCATCGGCTCTCCTCTTGTTTTGGATGCACACTCTCGAAGGAAGTCATCTGTCACCAACTCACCTGCGACAAACGGCATCAGCAAGTCTCGTCGGCGAAAGGGCCCTCTACCAAACATCACGGTCGACCCTTCCGACAAGATTGCCCTGAAGCGAGCGCGCAACACTCTTGCCGCCCGTGAGTCGCGACAAAGGAAGTTTGACCACGTCAGCACTCTCGAGCAGCGCAACTCTGAGCTCGAGGCTGAGGTCGAAAAGTGGAAGAGCATTGCTTTGGCTCATGGATACAGCGGACAATGA
- a CDS encoding Arp, Ankyrin repeat protein, producing MEEYKAKYAIHEACREGQVSRVDSLLAANPKLANLRDPDDRLPIHWAVSYNHLPIVQSLIQLKSFDPDVTDGSGWTPLMMACSRKDAEQIVDLLLSKDADVNAKNNNGQTALHFCASKVNLDIARTLLAQKPPASARIKDKRGQLPLHRAAAVGSVPVMKALLDAKSPLNATDMDGMTALHHAMCEGHGDAALLLLTMGAEFDKQDNDGHIPLQLVPDAKTRKFILQAAEREGIDLL from the exons ATGGAGGAATACAAGGCCAAGTACGCCATTCACGAGGCGTGTCGAGAAGGTCAAG TATCCCGAGTCGACTCACTCCTCGCCGCAAATCCAAAGCTTGCAAACCTGCGCGATCCCGACGACCGTCTTCCCATACACTGGGCTGTATCCTACAACCACCTCCCGATCGTGCAATCCCTCATTCAACTCAAGTCGTTTGATCCCGATGTCACGGATGGCTCAGGCTGGACACCACTGATGATGGCATGCTCACGGAAGGATGCAGAGCAAATTGTAGACCTCCTACTATCCAAAGATGCCGATGTAAACGCGAAGAACAACAACGGTCAAACCGCCCTTCACTTTTGCGCGTCAAAAGTCAACCTCGATATCGCACGCACACTACTCGCGCAAAAGCCGCCAGCCTCAGCAAGGATAAAAGACAAAAGAGGGCAGCTTCCGTTGCATCGAGCGGCTGCGGTTGGAAGCGTGCCGGTGATGAAGGCTCTTCTGGACGCCAAAAGTCCGCTGAATGCAACCGATATGGATGGCATGACAGCCTTACACCATGCCATGTGCGAGGGTCATGGAGACGCGGCGTTGCTACTGTTAACCATGGGCGCCGAATTCGACAAGCAGGATAATGATGGCCATATACCCTTGCAGCTTGTGCCAGATGCAAAGACGAGGAAATTCATCCTGCAGGCTGCGGAGCGGGAGGGCATAGATCTGCTATAG
- a CDS encoding CN-hydrolase multi-domain protein, which produces MVLAAVGQMRSTPSMSDNLTQAQSLCTKAHAAGAAALFLPEAADYITTSGGLKLCKPTSDSEFIKGLQESAKQYSLPISVGVHEPTSTPSKVKNTLLWIDAQGSITHRYQKLHLFDMDVKDGPQMQESKGVERGTELPDPFESPVGKLGTQICFDLRFPEPALALRNRGAQVLLYPAAFTTPTGKAGHWEMLLRARAIETQSYVIASAQVGPHDEEGKRRSWGHGMIIDPWGKIVAELGGDEEDGSWKGEGEIAVAEIDLEYVDRIRKEVPLMRRTDVYADVC; this is translated from the exons ATGGTTCTCGCT GCAGTCGGTCAAATGCGTTCCACGCCCTCAATGTCCGACAACCTAACCCAAGCGCAATCCCTCTGCACCAAAGCCCACGCCGCCGGTGCTGCCGCCCTCTTCCTCCCCGAAGCTGCCGACTACATCACCACCTCCGGCGGCCTCAAACTCTGCAAACCAACCTCCGACTCCGAGTTCATCAAGGGTCTCCAAGAATCCGCAAAACAGTATTCCCTCCCTATAAGCGTCGGCGTCCACGAGCCCACCTCTACCCCCTCCAAAGTGAAAAATACCCTCCTCTGGATCGATGCCCAAGGCTCAATAACGCACCGCTACCAGAAACTGCACCTTTTCGACATGGATGTTAAAGACGGCCCGCAGATGCAAGAGTCCAAGGGTGTAGAACGCGGTACCGAGCTACCAGACCCGTTCGAGTCTCCCGTGGGGAAACTCGGCACCCAAATATGTTTTGACCTGCGTTTTCCCGAACCAGCCCTCGCGTTGCGAAACCGCGGTGCGCAGGTCCTTTTGTACCCAGCGGCGTTTACCACGCCAACGGGCAAGGCAGGGCATTGGGAGATGTTGCTAAGAGCGCGCGCGATTGAGACGCAGAGTTATGTTATTGCTTCTGCGCAGGTGGGGCCGCATGACGAGGAGGGTAAGAGGAGGAGTTGGGGCCATGGGATGATTATTGATCCGTGGGGGAAGATAGTGGCGGAGTTGGGGGGCGATGAGGAGGATGGGTCATGGAAGGGGGAGGGGGAGATTGCGGTTGCAGAGATTGATTTGGAGTATGTAGACAGGATTAGGAAGGAGGTGCCTTTGATGAGGCGGACAGATGTTTATGCGGACGTTTGTTAG
- a CDS encoding Apq12 domain containing protein has product MDFVQDYAALLPRLLPPSFANPLLQIITTAFGIQRTLAEHLTPLLTKVVTQPDVATVLALLAIFYISLMMLNMLYRAVMFWVQLAFRLVFWGAIIGLGFWVAKRGPEGFVEDVQGLVEYCVAEYHKYSTEIKEFQQQNEGQIRKKARTQQTKKMSGWL; this is encoded by the exons ATGGACTTTGTACAAG ATTACGCAGCCCTCCTCCCACGGCTCCTTCCCCCATCCTTCGCGAACCCGCTCCTCCAAATAATCACCACAGCCTTTGGCATCCAGCGCACCCTCGCCGAGCATCTCACCCCGCTCCTCACAAAAGTCGTCACACAACCCGATGTCGCCACCGTGCTCGCGCTCCTCGCCATCTTCTACATCAGCCTCATGATGCTGAACATGCTCTACCGCGCCGTCATGTTTTGGGTGCAACTGGCCTTCCGCCTGGTTTTCTGGGGCGCCATCATCGGCCTGGGCTTCTGGGTTGCCAAGCGCGGGCCCGAGGGCTTCGTCGAGGATGTGCAGGGCTTGGTGGAATACTGCGTCGCCGAGTATCACAAGTATAGCACCGAGATCAAGGAGTTTCAGCAGCAGAATGAGGGGCAAATCCGGAAGAAAGCGCGGACACAGcagacgaagaagatgagtGGATGGCTGTAG